A region of Reichenbachiella carrageenanivorans DNA encodes the following proteins:
- a CDS encoding 3'-5' exonuclease: protein MQLNLKNPLAVFDLETTGTNISTDRIVEISVVKIMPDGEEIIKTMKINPTIPIPVETSMIHGIYDKDVKDAPTFKSISKSLSEFLQGCDLGGFNCLKFDIPLLVEEFLRVDVEFDTSNRKFVDAQKIFHMMEKRTLTAAYKFYCDKSLDGAHSAEADTLATAAVIKAQIEKYDGQEVVNPMGKVIGKISNDMKSLHEVSAANMVDLAGRFVTNDKGVEVFNFGKHRHKPVEDILKAEPGYYDWMMKGDFPLDTKRKLTQIKLRGFNAR from the coding sequence ATGCAATTAAATCTAAAAAATCCACTGGCAGTTTTCGATTTGGAAACAACAGGAACCAACATATCTACCGACCGCATTGTTGAGATCTCTGTGGTGAAAATCATGCCTGATGGCGAAGAAATCATCAAGACGATGAAAATCAACCCTACGATTCCTATTCCTGTCGAAACCAGCATGATTCATGGCATATACGACAAAGACGTAAAGGACGCCCCTACTTTCAAATCCATTTCTAAAAGTCTATCTGAATTTCTTCAAGGTTGTGACTTGGGTGGATTCAATTGTTTAAAATTCGACATTCCGCTTTTGGTGGAAGAATTTTTAAGGGTAGATGTAGAATTTGATACCTCTAATAGAAAATTTGTAGATGCACAAAAGATTTTCCACATGATGGAAAAACGGACACTAACAGCCGCTTACAAGTTCTATTGTGACAAATCTCTTGATGGCGCACATAGTGCCGAAGCAGACACCTTAGCTACAGCAGCAGTCATCAAAGCTCAAATAGAAAAATACGACGGACAAGAAGTAGTAAACCCTATGGGCAAAGTAATTGGCAAAATCTCCAATGACATGAAAAGCCTCCACGAAGTATCTGCAGCAAACATGGTAGATCTAGCAGGCAGATTCGTGACCAACGACAAGGGCGTAGAGGTATTCAACTTTGGAAAGCACCGCCACAAGCCCGTAGAAGATATTCTCAAAGCAGAACCTGGCTACTACGACTGGATGATGAAGGGCGATTTTCCTCTCGATACCAAAAGGAAATTGACTCAAATAAAACTGAGAGGATTCAACGCTAGATAA
- the ggt gene encoding gamma-glutamyltransferase — protein sequence MKIQILLFSITAWLYASCTTIDTTQPETGLLTKNAMVVSAHSLASEAGKQALLAGGNAFDAAVATHFTLAVVYPQAGNLGGGGFAVYRLNDGEIGTLDFREKAPLAATKNMYQDSTGQVVPNKSLVGHLAVGVPGSVDGLLKIHEKYGLLPLATILQPAIDLAKNGHAINKTLAKELNRFKTTFLQVNQRQTPYSKEENWNQGDTLINQDLAKTLTAIRDYGRSGFYKGWVAASIISESKKGHGLLTQADLNRYESKWRKPLVGTYKNHKIITMPPPSAGGITLLQMLQGSEFYDLEKSGYNTSETIHKMIEIERRAYADRSTYLGDPAFVEMPLDRLLSTAYNQSKFSNIDPSLATPSSQIKEGQVEVIESMETTHFSILDQAGNAIAITTTLNSYFGSKVVVQGAGFFLNNEMDDFSAKPGVPNQFGLISTAANAIEPEKRMLSSMTPTIVEKEGKIKMVLGTPGGSTIITSVYQTILNTIDHQMTMQQAVNAPKFHSQWLPDKVYFEQGKFDQPLLDSIASLGHQIEFRKALGKLECIMVHKDGSIEGAPDITRNESVAAGF from the coding sequence ATGAAAATACAAATACTCCTCTTTTCCATCACCGCATGGCTTTATGCTTCGTGCACAACAATAGACACAACTCAACCCGAAACAGGTCTGCTAACCAAAAATGCAATGGTGGTCTCTGCCCACTCCTTAGCATCTGAGGCAGGCAAGCAAGCCCTCCTAGCTGGCGGCAATGCTTTCGATGCTGCAGTCGCTACACATTTCACCCTTGCGGTCGTATACCCACAAGCTGGCAACTTAGGCGGTGGTGGATTTGCCGTATACCGACTCAATGATGGAGAAATAGGCACGCTAGATTTCAGAGAAAAAGCACCTCTAGCAGCCACAAAAAACATGTATCAAGATTCCACTGGCCAGGTAGTACCTAACAAAAGTTTAGTCGGACATTTGGCCGTAGGCGTACCTGGGTCCGTAGATGGACTACTCAAAATCCATGAAAAATATGGCCTTCTTCCACTGGCTACCATTCTTCAACCTGCTATCGATTTAGCTAAAAACGGTCATGCCATCAACAAAACATTAGCAAAAGAACTCAATCGATTTAAAACTACTTTCCTGCAAGTAAATCAAAGGCAAACACCATATTCGAAAGAAGAAAATTGGAACCAAGGAGACACACTAATCAATCAAGACCTTGCTAAAACATTAACCGCAATCAGAGATTACGGACGCAGTGGATTCTATAAAGGGTGGGTCGCCGCCAGCATCATTTCTGAAAGCAAAAAAGGTCACGGATTACTTACTCAAGCAGACCTTAACAGATACGAATCTAAATGGAGAAAACCACTCGTTGGCACTTACAAAAACCACAAAATAATCACCATGCCACCTCCCTCTGCTGGTGGCATTACTTTACTACAAATGCTCCAAGGATCTGAGTTTTACGACCTAGAAAAATCAGGTTATAATACAAGTGAAACCATCCATAAAATGATTGAAATAGAACGCCGTGCATATGCTGATCGATCGACCTATTTAGGTGATCCTGCTTTTGTCGAGATGCCTCTTGACCGACTGCTTAGTACTGCCTATAATCAATCCAAATTCTCCAACATTGACCCGTCCCTTGCAACACCCTCGTCACAAATAAAAGAAGGACAAGTAGAGGTCATAGAGAGTATGGAGACCACACACTTTTCCATACTAGATCAAGCTGGAAATGCGATTGCAATTACCACTACTTTAAACAGCTACTTTGGGTCGAAAGTAGTCGTACAAGGCGCTGGTTTTTTCCTCAACAATGAGATGGATGACTTCAGTGCTAAGCCAGGCGTACCCAACCAGTTTGGTCTGATCAGCACAGCCGCAAATGCGATCGAACCAGAGAAGAGAATGCTCAGTTCTATGACTCCTACAATCGTTGAAAAAGAAGGCAAAATTAAAATGGTATTAGGCACACCCGGAGGGTCCACCATTATCACCTCAGTATATCAAACCATACTCAATACTATAGATCATCAGATGACCATGCAGCAAGCGGTGAATGCTCCAAAATTTCACAGTCAATGGTTGCCCGACAAAGTATATTTTGAGCAAGGAAAATTCGATCAACCACTTTTAGATTCAATAGCTAGTCTAGGGCACCAAATCGAATTTCGTAAAGCCTTAGGCAAACTAGAATGTATCATGGTACATAAAGATGGCTCCATAGAAGGTGCCCCTGACATCACTCGAAATGAAAGTGTAGCGGCAGGCTTTTAA
- the guaA gene encoding glutamine-hydrolyzing GMP synthase has product MAEKIIILDFGSQYTQLIARRVRELNVYCEIHPFSKIPEFDDSVKGLILSGSPCSVRQEDHPDINLGALIGEVPILGVCYGAQLIAHKSGGEIMPSKIREYGRANLSKVDSTNELLKEVDINSQVWMSHSDTIKSIPDNFEVIASTPHVEVAAFHSKSHPVWCIQFHPEVTHSTEGKIILRNFVVHICKCSQDWTPDIFVDATVAELKDQLGNDQVVLGLSGGVDSSVAAMLIHHAIGKNLHCIFVDNGLLRKNEFEDVLKSYEGMGLNVKGVNAAKEFYKALEGLTDPEEKRKAIGRVFIEVFDAEAKKIKNVKWLGQGTIYPDVIESVSVNGPSVTIKSHHNVGGLPAKMNLKVVEPLNTLFKDEVRRVGRALEIDEKILGRHPFPGPGLGIRILGDITAEKVEILQEVDHIFINGLKDKGLYNDVWQAGAMLLPIQSVGVMGDERTYERVVALRAVSSVDGMTADWCHLPYDFLADISNQIINKVKGVNRVVYDISSKPPATIEWE; this is encoded by the coding sequence ATGGCAGAAAAGATTATCATCCTCGATTTCGGTTCTCAATACACCCAATTGATCGCACGTCGCGTCAGAGAGCTGAATGTTTATTGTGAAATACACCCCTTTAGTAAAATCCCTGAATTTGACGATTCTGTAAAAGGCTTGATCCTTTCAGGAAGTCCTTGCTCTGTGCGGCAAGAAGATCATCCAGATATCAATTTAGGAGCGTTAATTGGTGAAGTGCCCATTTTGGGCGTTTGCTATGGTGCTCAGCTGATCGCTCATAAATCTGGAGGCGAGATTATGCCGTCCAAGATTCGTGAATACGGACGTGCAAACCTGTCTAAGGTAGATTCAACTAATGAATTGCTCAAAGAGGTAGATATCAATTCTCAAGTATGGATGTCTCATAGTGATACGATCAAAAGTATTCCTGACAATTTTGAAGTCATTGCCAGTACACCGCATGTAGAAGTGGCTGCATTTCATAGCAAATCTCACCCTGTTTGGTGTATTCAGTTTCACCCAGAAGTGACGCATTCTACGGAGGGCAAAATCATTTTAAGAAATTTTGTCGTCCACATCTGCAAGTGTAGCCAAGATTGGACGCCAGACATCTTTGTGGATGCTACAGTGGCTGAGTTGAAAGACCAGTTGGGCAATGACCAAGTGGTACTTGGATTGTCTGGAGGCGTGGACTCTTCTGTGGCTGCCATGCTGATCCATCATGCGATAGGTAAGAACTTGCATTGCATTTTTGTAGACAATGGTTTGTTGAGAAAAAATGAGTTTGAAGATGTTCTGAAATCGTACGAAGGTATGGGACTCAATGTGAAGGGAGTCAATGCAGCGAAGGAGTTTTACAAGGCATTAGAAGGGCTTACAGATCCGGAAGAAAAGCGCAAAGCGATCGGTCGTGTTTTTATTGAAGTATTCGACGCCGAAGCTAAGAAAATTAAGAATGTAAAATGGTTGGGGCAGGGTACGATCTATCCAGATGTAATTGAGTCTGTTTCGGTGAATGGACCTTCTGTTACCATCAAGTCTCATCACAACGTAGGAGGTCTTCCTGCTAAGATGAATTTGAAGGTTGTGGAGCCTCTCAATACCCTCTTCAAAGACGAGGTAAGAAGGGTAGGTAGAGCACTCGAAATTGATGAAAAAATATTAGGTCGTCATCCATTTCCAGGGCCAGGATTAGGTATCAGAATTTTGGGAGATATCACAGCAGAAAAGGTGGAGATTCTACAGGAGGTTGATCATATTTTTATCAATGGACTGAAGGACAAAGGACTTTATAATGACGTATGGCAAGCAGGGGCTATGCTGCTGCCTATTCAGTCTGTAGGAGTGATGGGCGACGAGCGGACTTACGAACGAGTAGTGGCGCTAAGGGCGGTCTCTAGTGTGGATGGAATGACTGCCGATTGGTGTCATTTGCCATACGATTTTTTGGCAGATATTTCGAACCAAATTATCAACAAAGTAAAGGGAGTCAACCGTGTGGTGTACGACATCAGTTCAAAGCCGCCAGCTACGATCGAGTGGGAATAA
- a CDS encoding UDP-N-acetylmuramate--L-alanine ligase, producing MSQIHQKIHIIAIGGAVMSSLAIALKKKGMTVSGSDDKIYDPAASLLNENGLLPTQMGWNANLIDNSLDAVIVGMHAKADNPELLKAQALGIKIWSYPAFIRSQSDDKQRIVIAGSHGKTTITGSIIHVLNYWNRDFDYVVGAKIKGIEETIKLSDAPIIVIEGDEYFTSPLDLEPKFLKYDHHIALISGTAWDHINVYPTEDSYLAQFEKLANQTPKAGSLIYCTEDAYAKKIATKERTDVKADPYETPNYKVKNGRFYLNEETPVKLFGKHNMQNLEGARTLLKRIGISRAQFYEAIASFEGAYKRNNLLSENSNTAVYTDFAHAPSKLEATANALKELHPNRNLIACYELHTFSSLNKAFLGNYKDTFKAPNEAIVFFDQKLIEEKNYTAINEEDIRKAFNRKDIQVFTDSTQLQAHLLRKDWKNQNLIFMSSGTFGGLDLGSIANTITK from the coding sequence ATGAGTCAAATTCATCAAAAAATTCACATTATTGCCATTGGAGGCGCAGTTATGAGCAGTTTGGCTATAGCCCTAAAAAAGAAGGGCATGACGGTAAGCGGCTCCGACGACAAGATATATGACCCTGCGGCTTCTTTATTAAATGAGAACGGCTTGCTACCCACACAAATGGGATGGAACGCCAATCTGATCGACAATTCGCTAGACGCTGTGATCGTGGGCATGCACGCCAAAGCAGACAACCCCGAACTACTCAAAGCACAGGCACTCGGCATTAAAATTTGGTCTTACCCTGCATTTATCCGATCACAGTCTGACGACAAACAAAGAATCGTAATCGCAGGCAGTCATGGCAAAACTACCATCACAGGTTCCATCATCCATGTATTAAATTACTGGAATCGAGATTTCGACTATGTAGTAGGAGCCAAAATCAAAGGCATTGAAGAGACAATCAAACTTTCTGATGCGCCAATCATCGTAATAGAAGGTGATGAATACTTCACTTCCCCACTAGACCTAGAACCCAAATTTTTAAAATACGACCATCACATTGCCTTGATCAGTGGTACTGCATGGGATCACATCAATGTGTACCCTACCGAAGATAGCTACCTTGCTCAATTCGAAAAACTTGCTAATCAGACACCTAAAGCAGGATCATTGATCTACTGCACAGAAGATGCGTATGCAAAAAAAATAGCTACCAAAGAGCGCACTGATGTAAAAGCTGACCCATATGAAACGCCCAATTACAAAGTGAAAAATGGGCGGTTTTATTTGAATGAAGAAACTCCTGTCAAACTCTTTGGCAAACACAACATGCAAAACCTTGAGGGAGCCAGAACACTACTCAAGAGAATAGGCATCAGTCGCGCACAATTCTACGAAGCAATAGCCTCCTTCGAAGGAGCATACAAAAGGAACAACCTACTGTCTGAAAATTCAAATACTGCTGTTTATACTGATTTTGCCCATGCGCCATCTAAACTAGAGGCTACTGCAAACGCACTCAAAGAGCTGCACCCTAATAGAAACCTCATCGCCTGTTATGAATTACATACTTTCAGCAGTCTAAACAAAGCTTTCCTAGGCAATTACAAAGACACATTTAAGGCACCAAACGAAGCCATTGTATTCTTTGACCAAAAGCTAATCGAAGAAAAAAACTATACTGCCATCAACGAAGAAGATATCAGAAAAGCCTTTAATAGAAAAGACATTCAGGTATTTACCGATAGCACCCAACTACAGGCACATTTACTCCGTAAAGACTGGAAAAACCAGAATTTGATTTTCATGAGTTCTGGCACATTTGGCGGGTTAGACTTAGGCTCTATCGCCAACACTATTACTAAATAA
- a CDS encoding Hpt domain-containing protein, whose amino-acid sequence MASVKIELPLDLSYLYEISDHDREFIYEMIMTIVKNTPEMIQDIEREGKAEKWHEVGRLMHKLKPSLLLLNIDGVSAHIRELEANAKAPRNIEMIPKQIAELRELCDLILKELNELIQSDQF is encoded by the coding sequence ATGGCATCTGTCAAAATCGAACTTCCGCTTGACCTCTCCTATCTATATGAAATCAGTGATCACGATAGAGAATTCATTTATGAAATGATCATGACCATCGTGAAGAACACACCCGAGATGATCCAAGACATAGAGCGGGAAGGGAAAGCTGAAAAGTGGCATGAGGTAGGGCGGCTGATGCACAAGCTAAAACCCTCGCTTTTGCTCCTAAACATTGATGGAGTATCAGCGCACATTCGCGAACTAGAAGCCAATGCCAAAGCACCAAGAAATATAGAGATGATACCAAAACAAATCGCAGAGCTACGAGAACTCTGCGATTTGATTTTGAAAGAATTGAATGAACTAATCCAATCAGATCAGTTCTAA
- a CDS encoding OmpA family protein, translating into MGALWLLLIVSAQGQNMVINSGFEEIWECPFTMNQLKFTKSWFPFGTADPSPDFFHSCCINDFMGTPENVFGEQPAHGGEAYIGLISYLTSKSGRGWHVPENHREYAMIQLTKPLVAGHKYYAEMWVNLADNCEFAINSIGMYFTRDMPNFDWQAMNFNHYKPQITNPKDRMIDDHEGWTKVSGTFTAEGDELALTIGTFAPDSSLKIKKTKRKFSQVRDKRTPKHLQPQIAYYFIDDILVRPVDPMESIYPDPQISITEPEDDYFGPAEVGKKFTLQNIYFEFDQATLLRSSYLELNKLLTYLEKHRRVKIEIEGHTDNVGSREYNLLLSEARAKAVVDYLVAKGLNEFRLEYKGYGSNQPIVPNNSPQNQALNRRVEFLILEN; encoded by the coding sequence TTGGGAGCATTATGGCTCCTACTGATCGTATCAGCACAGGGTCAGAATATGGTGATCAACTCTGGTTTCGAAGAAATCTGGGAATGCCCATTCACCATGAATCAACTCAAATTCACTAAATCTTGGTTTCCATTTGGTACAGCAGATCCATCTCCTGACTTTTTTCATTCTTGCTGCATCAATGATTTTATGGGTACACCTGAAAATGTATTCGGTGAACAACCTGCGCATGGTGGCGAGGCTTATATTGGCTTAATTTCTTACCTCACCTCAAAAAGTGGCAGAGGCTGGCACGTACCCGAAAATCACCGAGAATATGCCATGATTCAACTCACCAAGCCACTAGTAGCTGGTCATAAATATTATGCGGAAATGTGGGTAAACCTAGCCGACAACTGTGAGTTTGCCATCAACAGTATCGGCATGTATTTTACTAGAGATATGCCCAATTTTGACTGGCAAGCTATGAACTTCAATCATTACAAACCCCAAATCACTAACCCTAAAGACCGCATGATAGACGATCATGAGGGATGGACTAAGGTTTCTGGTACATTCACAGCAGAGGGCGACGAGCTTGCACTTACTATTGGTACATTTGCCCCAGACTCATCACTAAAGATTAAAAAAACCAAACGAAAATTCTCACAGGTACGTGACAAACGCACCCCAAAACACTTGCAACCTCAAATTGCTTATTATTTCATAGACGATATATTGGTAAGACCCGTAGATCCAATGGAGTCTATTTATCCTGACCCTCAAATTTCCATCACCGAGCCAGAAGATGACTATTTTGGTCCTGCAGAAGTCGGAAAGAAATTCACCTTACAAAACATCTATTTCGAATTTGACCAAGCAACTCTTCTCAGGTCGTCTTATCTGGAGCTCAACAAGCTTTTGACTTATTTAGAAAAACACCGAAGGGTGAAAATTGAAATAGAAGGACATACTGATAATGTGGGGTCGCGAGAATATAATCTATTGCTTTCCGAGGCTCGCGCAAAAGCAGTGGTAGACTATCTGGTTGCCAAAGGCCTGAATGAATTCAGACTGGAGTACAAAGGATATGGCAGCAATCAACCCATCGTACCCAACAACAGCCCGCAAAACCAAGCATTAAACAGAAGGGTTGAATTTCTAATTCTAGAAAACTAA
- a CDS encoding deoxycytidylate deaminase has product MNRPDFDDIYMELAVNLAKRSHCIKRHVGAVLVKETRIISIGYNGPPAHTHNCDEEFPEKGCDRDSKGSCTLAIHAEQNAILYAVKNNASVEGSKLYVTLSPCLSCARIIYSMGISEVVYLKSYAEYKGLKSDEGIDFLEKFGVSCKKYEGEIANLTALI; this is encoded by the coding sequence ATGAATAGACCTGATTTCGACGATATCTATATGGAACTGGCAGTCAACTTGGCTAAGCGTTCTCATTGTATCAAACGACACGTAGGAGCGGTACTGGTGAAAGAGACTAGAATTATTTCAATAGGTTATAATGGGCCTCCAGCCCATACGCACAACTGTGATGAAGAATTTCCTGAAAAAGGTTGTGACCGTGATTCGAAAGGCAGCTGTACGCTAGCTATCCATGCAGAACAAAATGCAATTTTGTATGCGGTAAAGAATAATGCATCGGTAGAAGGGTCGAAATTGTACGTGACTCTCTCGCCTTGTCTGTCTTGTGCCAGAATTATCTATTCTATGGGGATTTCAGAAGTGGTGTATCTTAAGTCCTATGCGGAATACAAAGGATTGAAATCAGATGAAGGAATAGATTTTCTTGAAAAATTTGGAGTTAGCTGTAAAAAATATGAAGGGGAGATCGCAAACCTGACGGCGCTTATTTAA
- a CDS encoding START-like domain-containing protein, whose amino-acid sequence MSKFKFVGEYEIRASKKMLYPYLSTASGLAQWFADDVNIDEDKTFTIIWDGEENKAKMVSHRTNSQVKFEFVSDDEEPSYVEFKVDMNEMTQSVFIRVTDYSDMDDENELQDLWESLMTNLREIVGG is encoded by the coding sequence ATGAGCAAGTTCAAATTTGTAGGGGAATATGAGATTAGAGCATCGAAAAAAATGCTATATCCATACTTGTCAACAGCAAGTGGGCTCGCCCAGTGGTTTGCTGACGATGTAAATATTGATGAAGACAAAACCTTTACCATTATTTGGGACGGGGAGGAGAATAAAGCTAAGATGGTTTCGCATCGAACCAATTCTCAAGTAAAATTTGAATTTGTATCGGATGATGAAGAGCCTAGTTATGTGGAGTTCAAAGTAGATATGAATGAGATGACCCAATCCGTGTTTATCAGAGTGACCGATTACTCAGATATGGATGATGAAAATGAACTCCAAGACTTATGGGAGAGTCTAATGACTAATCTTCGGGAAATAGTAGGTGGATAG
- the dnaB gene encoding replicative DNA helicase, which produces MANIDSPDQGNVRSKAGARKSNSSKAGLVPLGKLQPQAVDIEETVLGALMLEKDALTTVIDILKPQSFYDDRHAKIYEAIVQLFNKSEPVDIMTVTAQLRKNGTLEMAGGAYHIANLTTRVNSAANIEYHARIITEQAIKRDLIRISAKIQEDAFEDTEDVFELLDRTEQALFEISESNIKKNYAGMQQLMHEAIMEIEARKEHKDGLTGVPSGFTELDRVTAGWQPSDLVIIAARPAMGKTAFVVSAMRNAAVDFGEGVAIFSLEMSAIQLVNRLISAEAELESDKIKKGNLADHEWEQLVHKTARLTEAPIFIDDTPGLSILELRAKCRRLKAQHDIKMIIIDYLQLMSGDSSKAGGGPGNREQEIASISRALKGIAKELNVPVIALSQLSRAVETRGGDKRPQLSDLRESGSIEQDADMVMFLYRPEYYDITEDEDGLPTAGTGEVIIAKHRNGSLENVKLKFIGRFTKFADLDGSIMGGDYSGGGFPSAGIPAEFDSVPNTVTFPSKANDGDGAASSGDAPF; this is translated from the coding sequence ATGGCCAATATAGATTCTCCAGATCAAGGAAATGTCAGAAGTAAAGCAGGTGCTAGAAAGAGCAACTCGTCCAAAGCGGGTTTAGTACCACTGGGGAAATTGCAGCCTCAGGCTGTAGATATAGAGGAGACGGTGCTAGGTGCATTGATGTTAGAAAAAGATGCTTTGACCACAGTCATTGATATTCTCAAGCCACAAAGTTTCTACGATGATCGACATGCCAAAATATATGAAGCTATTGTTCAGCTTTTTAATAAGTCAGAACCAGTAGATATCATGACTGTTACGGCTCAATTGCGTAAGAATGGCACGTTGGAGATGGCAGGAGGAGCTTATCATATTGCTAACCTGACGACAAGAGTCAACTCAGCAGCTAATATAGAATATCACGCCAGAATCATCACTGAGCAGGCGATCAAAAGAGATTTGATTAGAATCTCGGCTAAGATTCAAGAAGATGCATTTGAGGATACAGAGGATGTATTTGAGCTATTGGATAGGACAGAACAGGCCTTGTTTGAGATTTCGGAATCCAATATAAAAAAGAATTATGCTGGAATGCAGCAGTTGATGCATGAGGCTATTATGGAAATAGAAGCCAGAAAAGAGCATAAAGATGGTTTGACTGGTGTACCTAGTGGTTTTACAGAGCTCGACCGGGTGACTGCAGGGTGGCAACCTTCGGATTTGGTGATTATAGCAGCCCGTCCTGCCATGGGTAAGACGGCCTTTGTCGTCTCGGCTATGAGAAATGCAGCAGTGGATTTTGGCGAGGGAGTAGCTATTTTCTCTTTGGAGATGTCTGCTATTCAGTTGGTCAATAGACTTATTTCTGCAGAAGCAGAATTGGAGAGTGATAAAATCAAGAAAGGTAACCTGGCAGATCACGAGTGGGAGCAGCTGGTTCACAAAACAGCCAGACTCACAGAAGCCCCCATATTTATAGATGATACGCCAGGTTTGAGTATTCTTGAATTGCGAGCGAAGTGTAGACGACTAAAGGCTCAGCATGACATCAAGATGATTATTATTGATTACTTGCAACTGATGTCTGGTGATTCTTCGAAAGCGGGTGGTGGTCCTGGAAATAGGGAGCAGGAAATTGCTTCTATATCAAGAGCACTTAAAGGAATAGCAAAAGAATTGAATGTGCCAGTGATCGCACTGTCACAGCTTAGTAGAGCCGTAGAAACCAGAGGTGGAGATAAGCGTCCTCAGTTGTCGGATTTGAGGGAGTCAGGATCTATCGAGCAGGATGCTGATATGGTAATGTTCCTTTATCGCCCAGAGTATTATGATATCACAGAGGATGAGGATGGTTTGCCTACAGCAGGTACTGGAGAAGTGATCATAGCTAAGCACAGGAATGGCTCGCTAGAAAATGTAAAATTGAAGTTTATTGGTCGATTCACCAAGTTTGCAGATCTGGATGGGTCTATCATGGGCGGGGATTATAGCGGAGGAGGATTCCCTTCTGCAGGTATTCCAGCGGAGTTTGATAGCGTACCTAATACCGTAACATTCCCTTCCAAAGCCAATGATGGAGATGGTGCTGCGTCTTCGGGAGATGCTCCTTTTTAA
- a CDS encoding DUF6048 family protein: MSNSKCISFVILLLTASLAQAQEAALAKETLVTEEMTEKKMPLFSSVAVSLDYGKLFGQFLKTESKFEFGGQLEFRNKLILVGEYGFATLNPNGAYQNTDYQSEGNYFRVGLGYKIDMSAKNNIYFSARYARAAYSDKGTIDIASASGIYDDLMESFYRRDLSAQWFEVAMSSEARLWKGLYAGFHLRLRIMDKYDEQEPLDVYSIPGYGRTFDRSIPALNLYLKYALERF, from the coding sequence ATGTCGAATTCTAAATGCATATCATTTGTCATATTGTTGCTGACAGCTTCGCTTGCGCAGGCACAGGAGGCTGCGTTGGCTAAAGAGACACTCGTAACTGAAGAAATGACCGAGAAGAAGATGCCTCTGTTTTCGTCTGTGGCCGTCTCGCTAGATTATGGAAAATTGTTTGGACAATTTTTAAAGACAGAATCTAAGTTTGAGTTTGGAGGACAGTTGGAGTTTAGAAATAAGTTGATCCTAGTAGGAGAATATGGATTTGCTACGCTCAACCCGAATGGAGCGTATCAAAATACTGACTATCAGTCAGAGGGCAATTATTTCCGAGTAGGGCTTGGGTATAAAATTGACATGAGTGCTAAAAATAACATCTATTTCTCCGCTCGTTATGCAAGAGCAGCCTATAGTGATAAAGGTACGATCGACATCGCGAGTGCTTCGGGTATTTATGACGATCTCATGGAGTCTTTTTATAGAAGAGATCTTTCTGCTCAATGGTTTGAAGTGGCTATGAGTTCGGAGGCTAGGTTATGGAAAGGGCTGTATGCAGGGTTTCATTTGCGCCTACGCATTATGGATAAATACGATGAACAGGAGCCGTTGGATGTTTATTCTATTCCTGGTTATGGGCGTACGTTCGATCGATCTATTCCTGCTCTCAATCTGTATTTGAAGTATGCCTTGGAGCGTTTTTGA
- a CDS encoding thioredoxin family protein, translated as MKKTFLLSIGLVVVGVLAVLEAAAQDSKGFVASPNEGWMVNVEEAYKLSEKTNKPILANFTGSDWCGWCKKLKSEVFSKPEFKSWAKENVILLELDYPRRAALPEAQVKQNAELQQAFRVTGFPTIWMFDLDRPDGERFQIEAYGKTGYAAGGPNAYIKNLDKMIALKQKSVK; from the coding sequence ATGAAGAAGACTTTTCTATTGAGTATCGGTTTAGTAGTAGTTGGTGTGTTAGCAGTATTAGAAGCTGCAGCTCAAGACAGCAAGGGTTTTGTAGCTTCTCCCAATGAAGGATGGATGGTGAATGTAGAGGAGGCTTATAAGTTGTCGGAAAAGACAAACAAGCCTATTCTTGCTAATTTTACAGGGAGTGACTGGTGTGGTTGGTGCAAAAAATTGAAAAGTGAAGTCTTTAGTAAACCTGAGTTTAAATCATGGGCTAAAGAGAATGTAATTCTGTTAGAATTGGATTACCCAAGAAGAGCCGCATTACCTGAAGCCCAAGTGAAGCAAAATGCTGAATTGCAACAAGCCTTTCGTGTGACAGGTTTTCCTACGATTTGGATGTTTGATTTGGATAGACCCGATGGCGAGCGTTTTCAAATCGAAGCATATGGAAAAACTGGGTATGCTGCTGGTGGACCTAATGCATATATCAAAAATTTGGATAAAATGATTGCACTCAAGCAGAAGAGTGTCAAATAA